GACCTGCTGGTCGAGGTTGGCGTGCCGTTGGGCAGGCGTGACGAAACGGATCGCGCTGTGACGATGTTCGTGGTTATACCAGCGCACCAGCCCCGTGACCCAGGCGCGCGCGGCAAACAGCGTGTCGAACGCCTGCAGAGGATAGGCCGGCCGGTACTTCAGTGTTTTGAACAACGATTCCGAGAACGGGTTGTCGTTGCTCACGCCCGGTCGACTCAATGACGGCATGACGCCCAGAGCCTGCAGGGTGGCGAGCATCGTGGCACCCTTCATTGGGCCGCCGTTATCCGAATGCAGAATCACCTGGCCCGGTTTGATTGCTTCCCGCGCACATAGATCCTTCAGGAGCTCGCTGGCCTGGGCGCTGCTCTCTTCGGCGTAGACCTGCCAGCCGACGACCATCCTGCTGAACACGTCCATGAACAGATAGAGATAGAAATACTGCCCGCGAACTGTCGTCGGCAGGTAAGTAATATCCCAGCTGAACAACTGATTGGGCCCGTCGGCACATACTGCGCGAGGCTTGCTGCGGGCGCGGGCTGGTCGTTCACTGCGCCGATGAGCAAGCTGTTTCTCTTCACGCAGCACCCGGTAGAACGTCGATTCAGAGGCGATGTAGCGGCCCTGGTCGGCCAGGCGAGGCACGATTTGGCTCGGTGGCAGATGGCCGAATTCGACAGAGTTGGCCACCGCCAGTAGTTCAGCGCGCTCATCGGTCGACAGCTTGTGAACAGCATCATGATGGCGTAAGGTGCGCCCATCCACTGCTTCAGGACCGCCGCCTTGCCAGCGTTGCACGGTGCGCGCGCTTAGCCCGAGCACGGCACATGCGCGTGCCTGACGAGCCCCGGCTGTGGTCGCCTCACCGATCAGCTCCCGCAATGTCGCGCGCTCTTCGGGGGAGCTCATTCGTCCTCGTCCCCGAACAGCGCCTGATACTTTTTTGAAAGTACCAGCAACGCGGCCGCCTCCGCTAAAGCCTTTTCCTTGCGTTTCAGTTCGCGCTGCAGTTGCGCATTGGCCTGTTTCAGCTCGCGCAGCTCTGGAGCGTTTGCACGTGCGCTGCCTGAGGTGCCGGCCGAGCAGAACTGGGCGCGCCACTGGTCCAGGTGATGGGCAAACAGACCCCGTTCACGGCACCACGCGTTCAGTGCCTCGTCGCTCAGTCCATGGCTCTGCTGCAAGGCCAGCAGGCGCTCTTCCAAAGACCAGTCTTCCGGGCGCCGTGCATCGACTGGCCCCGGGTTGCGGTTTGCGGCGTTAGACACGCGGATCCACTTCCTCAAGGTTAATACGTTCATGTTCAGTTCCGAGGCAACCGTTCCTACGGACCGGTTGCCTCGTTGCAGGACCTTTGCCAGCGCCTGCTCCCTGAATTCGACAGAATACGTCCGTTTGGCATTCAACCTGCACCTCTGAGTTCTTCAAATTAAGAAAATTCAGAGGCGACATCTAGTGTGACGCAGGGGGGTAGCGGACCTTCACCCTCCCGATTACAGGCGCGCAGTCATCGGCCAATCCGACCCGCGCGCCAGAAACAAATGCGACGGCCACAAGTCTATTTTCGCGCCTGGCCTACAGGCACGTTCGAACCTATCCGACCCGGTCGACGTCTCAATAGCGAACATTCGAAAATTGAGCTAGAAGTTACAGGCGGATTGACTGAACAATTTCGGAGCACCCGCTGTTACACGACCGCAATTATCGCCGTACCAAGGCGGTCGAGATAGTTCAGAGCGTCGTGGACCAAGGCGACGCTTATGGGCCATCTAGCTGGCGGATTGGTAGGGTCTATATCAGCTTCATGTGCAATCTTGTTGCGTCGATCCACGATCAGCATCAACTCTGCCTTTAGGTCCCGCTTCGGGATGTTCAGATGGGCACTTAGCGCATCCCAAAGCGGGACTGATGATATCAATCGAACTGCATCAGCGATCTTTTCTGGTTGCTGGAATGTAAGCGCGCGATCTAGCACACCGAGCGCGCATCGACGCGCGAAGGCGAACGGGTATGCGAGAGCAAATCGATCGATAGAGGTTTTGCGAGGTGGCGACCGAATCAAGCTCAACGCGCTGCTGTTTCTGTGAGCTTCGCGTAGTTGAACGGTAAGAGGTCAGTCACGTCGGCATGCGGTTCGCGCTTCGGTAGTTCGGTGAGCACGTGCACAAGGTAGGCGTAGGGTTCGACGTTGCAGGCCCTGCAGGTCAGCATAAGACTGTAGATCATGGCGCTTGCCTTCGCGCCGGCAACCGTGTCACTGAACAGCCATGAATTTCTGCCGGTACAGAATGGACGGATGTCTCGCTCGATGACGTTATTGTCGATGGGGGCCAGCCCGTCGCTCACGTAGCGACGCAGATACGCCCACTGGTTGCGCGTGTATGAGATCGCCTTGCCCAGCAGACTTTCTGGCAGGACTTGCGGGGCCTGGTCGTCCAGCCACTTTCTGAATGCTTCGAGTAGTGGCACGCTGTGCTGCTGACGCAGGCGATATGTGTAGTCAGCGCGTGTCTCGCCTTCGGGTAGATCGGCTTTGGTGAGCGTTTCGACCTGATACAGCGCCTTGAAGTATTCGAGCGCCTGCGCGGCACGGCCGCCCGGTTTCTTCATCCCCTTGAGCGCATCAACGAAGGCGCGACGGGCGTGAGCCAGGCAGCCGAAGTGGGTGGGGCCTTCGAGCGTGCGCCAGGCGGCATATCCATCCGT
The DNA window shown above is from Paraburkholderia sp. BL10I2N1 and carries:
- a CDS encoding IS3 family transposase (programmed frameshift) — encoded protein: MNAKRTYSVEFREQALAKVLQRGNRSVGTVASELNMNVLTLRKWIRVSNAANRNPGPVDARRPEDWSLEERLLALQQSHGLSDEALNAWCRERGLFAHHLDQWRAQFCSAGTSGSARANAPELRELKQANAQLQRELKRKEKALAEAAALLVLFKKVSGAVRGRGRMSSPEERATLRELIGEATTAGARQARACAVLGLSARTVQRWQGGGPEAVDGRTLRHHDAVHKLSTDERAELLAVANSVEFGHLPPSQIVPRLADQGRYIASESTFYRVLREEKQLAHRRSERPARARSKPRAVCADGPNQLFSWDITYLPTTVRGQYFYLYLFMDVFSRMVVGWQVYAEESSAQASELLKDLCAREAIKPGQVILHSDNGGPMKGATMLATLQALGVMPSLSRPGVSNDNPFSESLFKTLKYRPAYPLQAFDTLFAARAWVTGLVRWYNHEHRHSAIRFVTPAQRHANLDQQVLDRRATLYEAAKQRNPLRWKGPTRNWKRVHTVHLNPDQTDNFEPIKRDHRQEQKAA